The Paenibacillus sp. MBLB1832 genome has a window encoding:
- a CDS encoding DUF2768 family protein, whose product MSPLDKMWASFVAIGLMVFASLLISYARTKTTGILRGVLSFIAFILFIPILLYMLLSLF is encoded by the coding sequence ATGTCACCCTTAGACAAAATGTGGGCCTCATTCGTAGCCATTGGGTTAATGGTTTTTGCATCATTACTAATTTCCTATGCAAGAACAAAAACTACGGGCATTCTACGAGGCGTATTGTCGTTTATCGCTTTTATTTTATTCATTCCAATCTTACTTTATATGCTGCTATCTTTGTTTTAA
- a CDS encoding stage VI sporulation protein F: MANKDMSKDVLSVVKKKTGKSVTSKDIEKIASGVKPSTMQSETQLRALIKQVSGLVNVKVSEETINDIVQAVKSSKLDTNNMQQLMNMMMGKK; the protein is encoded by the coding sequence TTGGCAAATAAAGATATGTCGAAAGACGTATTGAGTGTGGTCAAGAAGAAAACGGGCAAATCGGTTACGTCCAAAGATATTGAGAAAATTGCAAGCGGTGTGAAACCTTCTACGATGCAGAGTGAAACGCAGTTGAGAGCGCTCATTAAGCAGGTTTCAGGACTAGTGAATGTGAAAGTATCCGAAGAGACGATTAACGATATCGTGCAAGCGGTGAAAAGCAGCAAACTAGATACGAATAACATGCAGCAATTAATGAATATGATGATGGGCAAGAAATAG
- a CDS encoding NAD(P)H-dependent glycerol-3-phosphate dehydrogenase, protein MSKKVSVLVAGSWGTALASVLADNGMNVLLWSRNEEQVQEINDKHTNTRFLKDVTLSPAIVATNSLQDAVQDADAIVMVVPSAGMRDVASRIRPFVKKDALIIHATKGFETGTLKRMTEVLADELPDMDPNRFVVLSGPSHAEEVICKMPTTVVVAAQQLEAAEAAQDLLITNYFRVYTNPDVAGVEVGGALKNIIGLGAGLTDGLGFGDNAKAALVTRGLAEITRLGTAMGANPLTFAGLAGIGDLIATCTSLHSRNYRAGSRLAEGIQLDDVLKEMGMVVEGVKTTKAAYDLSRQYGVTMPITNELHNVLFEGKSPQLAVRDLMGRVRTHEMEELPMTRI, encoded by the coding sequence GTGTCAAAAAAAGTATCGGTCCTTGTAGCTGGAAGTTGGGGGACTGCTCTCGCTTCTGTATTAGCAGATAATGGGATGAACGTACTTCTATGGTCTCGCAACGAAGAGCAAGTGCAAGAAATTAATGACAAACATACCAATACACGATTTCTAAAAGATGTAACCCTCTCGCCTGCCATTGTAGCGACTAACTCGCTGCAAGATGCTGTGCAGGATGCGGATGCCATCGTGATGGTGGTACCATCAGCTGGCATGCGCGATGTAGCTTCGCGTATTCGTCCTTTTGTGAAGAAGGATGCTTTAATCATTCATGCGACCAAAGGGTTCGAGACTGGCACCTTGAAGCGGATGACCGAGGTGCTGGCTGATGAGTTGCCCGACATGGATCCGAACCGTTTCGTCGTCCTGTCAGGGCCGAGCCATGCAGAAGAAGTGATTTGCAAGATGCCGACGACAGTCGTCGTGGCTGCGCAGCAACTGGAAGCGGCGGAAGCCGCACAGGATTTGCTCATAACTAATTACTTCCGCGTCTATACGAATCCGGATGTTGCAGGCGTAGAAGTAGGCGGCGCGCTGAAAAATATTATTGGTCTCGGTGCGGGCTTAACGGATGGGCTTGGATTTGGCGATAATGCCAAAGCTGCGCTCGTGACACGGGGGCTTGCGGAGATTACACGGCTGGGCACTGCTATGGGGGCAAATCCATTAACATTTGCTGGGCTAGCTGGAATCGGTGATTTAATTGCTACGTGTACTAGTTTACATAGCCGGAATTATCGAGCAGGAAGTAGATTAGCCGAGGGTATCCAATTGGACGATGTCCTAAAGGAGATGGGAATGGTTGTAGAAGGCGTGAAAACGACGAAAGCAGCGTATGACTTATCTCGCCAATACGGTGTCACCATGCCCATAACGAATGAGTTACATAATGTGTTATTTGAAGGGAAATCACCACAACTTGCTGTTCGTGATCTTATGGGGCGAGTACGCACGCATGAAATGGAAGAGCTTCCGATGACGCGCATTTAA
- the plsY gene encoding glycerol-3-phosphate 1-O-acyltransferase PlsY produces MLSIITIVVGYLLGSISFSYLFGKWFKGIDIRKHGSGNAGATNTLRVLGKGPAILVLLLDALKGVVAVLLGVWAAPGSDDIWVRVLCGLAAIIGHNWPVYFGFRGGKGIATTIGVMATLCFLPTLIAGLTAIVIIAITRFVSLGSLILTALLPILIWGMDRPLPDFWISILLCAFAILRHRTNIVKLIQGKENKLGQKRA; encoded by the coding sequence TTGCTTTCGATCATAACCATCGTAGTGGGCTATTTACTTGGATCCATAAGCTTTAGTTATTTATTCGGAAAATGGTTCAAAGGCATTGACATCCGTAAGCATGGCAGTGGAAATGCAGGGGCAACCAATACGCTTCGCGTCCTAGGGAAAGGTCCTGCCATACTCGTTCTACTGCTAGATGCTTTGAAAGGTGTCGTCGCCGTACTGCTAGGAGTCTGGGCTGCGCCTGGATCCGATGACATATGGGTTCGCGTTCTTTGTGGGTTAGCTGCGATTATCGGCCATAACTGGCCTGTGTATTTCGGCTTCCGAGGAGGTAAAGGGATTGCCACCACGATTGGTGTCATGGCTACACTTTGCTTCCTGCCTACGTTGATTGCAGGACTAACGGCAATTGTCATTATCGCGATTACTCGCTTCGTATCGCTCGGTTCCCTTATCCTTACTGCACTTTTACCTATATTAATTTGGGGAATGGACCGGCCTTTACCTGATTTCTGGATAAGTATTCTTCTTTGTGCTTTTGCGATCTTGCGTCATCGCACGAACATTGTGAAACTGATTCAAGGGAAAGAAAATAAACTAGGCCAGAAAAGGGCTTAG